GGAGCTGAGTTCGCTTCTGCGCTCGCTTGGTCTGAAGCCCAGTGCAGACCAACTCGAGGGATTTATTCAGAGGGCGGACACCAACAGCAATGGCCTGGTGGAGTTCTCGGAGTTCGTTGCTCTGGTCGCGCCGGAGCTTCTGCCGGCCAAGTCGCCCTACACGGAAGAGCAGCTGAAGCAGCTGTTCCGAATGTTCGATCGTGACGGGAACGGCCTCATCACTGCGGCGGAGTTGGCTCACTCCATGGCTAGGCTTGGCCATGCCCTCACCGCCGAGGAGCTGACCGGGATGATCAAAGAGGCCGACACCGACGGCGATGGCATGATCAACTATCAGGAGTTCGCTCATGCTATTACTTCCGCTGCTTTTGATAATTGCTGGCCTTAACCACTCTCTTTCTAGGTAATaatgtaaattcaattttttcggGAGAAATTACGAGATTAGCGATCCATTTAATAAGGGAGaaactttttattcttatttcaaGAATTTGAGTTTATATTTTGCTATATTTTGATGTACAACGATGATAATAAGGAGCAAATCTAAGTGCTTATACATCTATTCCAACTTCTCCAACCTGACCCTAGTAAGTCTAATAGTATTACTACCTTTTTGTTGTATTATAgtgcttttgtttctttcttcacTTTAGTTTATGCGTATTATACAATATAGGAAACAATATGTTAATGGGGAGAATAATACATACATATGAAATATGGATTCAAATATTACTTTATACGGTATTAAAAACCATTTTGTAAATTTCCTGTAACTTCTTAAGTCAGTGCATGCTGCatataactttttgtttttcctaTTAATAACAACTGATGAATTTAACATTACTAGTTAGCAATAAGTCTCATATTTCACTTTAATGTTATGCAACTACAGTTGTAACTTAAACCGAGATCTATTAAAATCCTACTAATGCTAAAGATGTGTCCACTAATTTGCTCTTCTAGCACAGATTAGACAGCCAAACTTGGATTGATTCAGGACACTGCATGTACCAATAGGGTCCAAGCCTTTCCCTTGAGAGTCATCATTTTTCTGTAGACAAAGATGGTAAACTAGATTTAGATCAATTGAGCCGGTGTTTAAGTTTGAGTTAGAAGATTTTGTATGCTATTCAATATCCTTTTCCTATCAGAACAGGGGAGCTAGTACATCAATTTTCGGACCTTGTGGTGACAtaaaaagttgatttttttttatatatatatataaagaaggtACTGCAATTAAGCATTTCCTGATATTATCACTGTAGATGCACAAGAAAACTCCACAATAGATTTGTTTCAAGAATTTCTTCCAAGTTATTAGGGTTGGCAAACAACCGCTACAACCACACCAAAAACAACCAATTTCTCCAaagcaaataaatataatagcaGAACTGATTTGTATCTTAAAAACAGTTTGGTTAATTAGTCTCAAATTCAACTCGGTTAATTGTATTTACCAGTATGA
Above is a window of Glycine soja cultivar W05 chromosome 12, ASM419377v2, whole genome shotgun sequence DNA encoding:
- the LOC114379335 gene encoding probable calcium-binding protein CML18, with amino-acid sequence MSKKQTVKLDEEQIAELREIFRSFDRNNDGSLTQLELSSLLRSLGLKPSADQLEGFIQRADTNSNGLVEFSEFVALVAPELLPAKSPYTEEQLKQLFRMFDRDGNGLITAAELAHSMARLGHALTAEELTGMIKEADTDGDGMINYQEFAHAITSAAFDNCWP